The DNA window TCATCCAATACATGGTGGGCAGAGAAATCCACCAGATCTATCCGCCGAAAGGCGATGGGACGGGAAGAAAGAGACTTCAGGTAACGGACTTCTGTCTCCGGGACACGTTCAACGGCATTACGTTTGATGTCCGGGAGGGCGAAGTGCTCGGAGTCGCCGGATTGACAGGCTCCGGCCGCAGCGAAGTAATGCAATCGATTTTCGCGTATCGGCAGAAGGACTCAGGAACGATCGACCTGGAAGAAATACCCCTCGATCTTGACGCCCCGTCGACGGCAATTGAGCGGGGCATAGTCTACTCGCCGGAGGACAGGAAAGAGCAGGGGCTCTTCCTGAGCCATAGCGTCGCAATGAACATCACCTCAGCATGCCTTGAAGAATGCAGCACGTCGATCCTACTCTCGCCGGCAAAAGTATCTGGCGTCGCATCAAGGATGGTGAAGGATTTGGCGATCAAGGTCAACTCCATCGATCAGGAGGTCGGGTCGCTGAGCGGGGGCAATCAGCAGAAGGTTCTTCTTGCGAAGTGCCTGGCGTGCAAACCAAAGGTGCTGATTGTGGACGAGCCGACACGCGGAATTGATATCGGCTCGAAGATTGAGATCTACGCTCTTCTCCGGGAGTTCACCTCACGTGGCGGATCTGTCATCCTGGTTTCGTCTGAGCTGCAGGAGGTCATCGGGTTGAGCGATCGTGTGATAGTCTTCAAAGATGGAAGAATCGTGGGGGAACTAAAATCAGATCTCACCGAACAGAGCCTCATGGAATTGATGTTTCACCGCACTGCACGCTAACGGCGCGCCTGCTGTTCTTCGACAGCCCGCCTGCCCCAAAAAGCATGGTTTGGCGGGCAGGTTGCACTGTCGAAGAAGGCCCATGCTGGAGTTAAACTCCAGGAGTTCTAATGAGGTTGTCGAGTGGCCGTTCGCGGCGCAATCATGTGCGCAAATGTTGTGCTTGAAAAGAACGAAGCACCATGCAAGATCCGAGAGTAAAACTCTCGCTTGATTCGAGTCCGACAGTCCAACTGTCGGACAGCCGGGAGAAAAAATGTTACACCGCACTGCACAAGAACGACCATAGACTATGAAAAGAATCCTGAAGATTCGGGAGTTTGTCATCCTGCTTGCGGTGATCGTGACCGCCCTCGTGTTTTATGCGGCGCAGCCGGGTGAAGGTAACCGTTTTCTCTCGCTGTCAAATCTCGAAGCCGTGCTGATGGGGATCTCGCTTGACGGGCTGATTGCCATAGGGATGACGTTTGTCATTATCACGGGAGGTTTCGATCTCTCTGTCGGCTCGACGTTTGCGTTCGGCGGCCTGATCGTCGGGGTGCTGCTGCAGAGCGGCTTTTCGACGCCGGTCGCCTTCTTCGGGGCAATACTCGCCGGGTGTGCTGTCGGTCTGTTCAACGGATTCTTCATCACGAAAGTCAAGGTCAATCCATTTGTCACGACGCTTGGTTCGATGACGATCGTACGCGGAATTGTCCTTGTTGCCACACAGGGAAACTCCATCACCGGCTTTCCGTCCGGATTCCTCGCCATCGGCCAAGAGAAGCTGTTCGGAGTCTTCCTGCCGATCCTGATCATGCTCGTGTTCCTTGTTCTCTCCGACTTCCTGCTGAGAAAATCGCGATTTCTGCGCAAGACATACTACATCGGGGGCAACGAAGAAGCGGCCCGCCTTTCCGGAATCGATGTCGATAACCTCAAAGTCTGGATGTATGTCATCACCGGGGCACTCTCCGCCTTTGCCGGGGTCATCGCGACCGCGAAAACCGGAGCGACATCGCCGGTGGCAGGGACCGGTGCAGAGCTGCGGATTATTGCTGCTGTCGTGGTCGGCGGCGCCAGCCTCTCTGGCGGGCGGGGAACAATCTTTGGTACATTCCTCGGGCTGATGCTCACAAGCATCATCACCAACGGTTTGGGGTTCCTCCGCATTTCTTTCTATGCGGAAGGAATCGTATCCGGCACAATCCTCATCATCGCTGTCATGCTCGATCAACTGACACGAGAACGCATACGGCTATTCATTCGCTTTCTGACAACCACAAGGAACAAACGCATGGAACGAGCAATCAATGTTGCCCTGGCTTGCATCGTGGTGTTGCTGTTTGTTTTCAGGCCCTGGGGATCTGTTTCAACGACCACTGAAAGCAAGAAAGCTGCGTCGAGCAACGAAGAGTACGTGTTCATCGGCGTTTCCGTCGGGAATCCGTACTGGGTTGACGCGCGGCTGGGGATGGAAGACAAAGCGAAAATGCTGGGGGTCAAATCCGAATTGCGCGGCCCTACCGGCAACGATCCGAATCAGCAGGTGAAGGAGTTCGAACAACTCATCGCCCGCCGGCCGGCCGGAATCCTTATTGCGCCTGCATCGAACGTCATGACGCCAAGCATCAATCGCGCCATCGATCTTGGAATCCCGGTCATCTGCATCGATACGGATGACCCGAACAGCAAGCGCTACGCGTACATCGGAACGGACAACTACAATGCGGGCCGGCAGACCGGATTGATGCTTGCGCGTGCGATTGGGGGAAAAGGAGAGGTCGCGCTGCTCATGATCCCTGGGCAGCTGAATCACGAAGAGCGGGCACGCGGGTGCAAGGAAGTCCTCGCGACATATCCCGATATCAGGATCGTGAAGATCGGCAATGACCAGGCCCTTGCGACAGAAGCAGAAAAGGTTGCCCGTTCGATATTGCAGGCCTATCCAAACCTCGCCGGATTTGGCTGTGTCAACGCGGCCGGGGGAGAAGGGTGCGCCGTCGCCGTGAAGGAAGCCGGAAAGGTCGGAAAGGTGAAGATCATCGCTATGGACCGGAACGAAACGACGCTCGAGTTCATCGAGCAGGGCATTATCGAAGCCTCGATTGCACAGCGAACGTACACGATGGCATATATGGGCCTCGAGCTACTCTACGATCTTAATCACAACAACATGCAACTCGTCAACAACTGGAGGGAAGCTAAAATCATCCCTCTCCCGCGGAGCATCGATACCGGTACGATTGTGATCGACAAAACGAATGTGAGTGCGTTTCGGCGAAGCGGGAAGAACATGTGAGTGGGAAAAGGTGAAGAGTAAACAGTGAACAGTAAACAGAAACTGATTTGCCATCGATAAAAGACATAGCCGCCCGCGCACAGGTTTCCATCGGTACCGTCGATCGCGTTCTCCACAACAGGGGACGTGTCTCTGCGGAAACCAAGGCACGCGTCGAGCAGATCATCCGAAAGCTCGGCTACCGGCCGAATATCCATGCCCGCAATCTGTCCCTCGATAAGGCGTATAGGTTCGGCATCGTGCTTCCCCGGCTTTCGCAGGACAGCGGGTATTGGAACATACCGATGATGGGAATCGAGAGGGCCGGACGCGAACTGCAAGTATACAAGGTGCACCTGCGTTCACACTACTTCGACCGGTATTCCGAACGATCATTCGAACGCGCCCTTCGCGACGCGCTGGGGGCGAAACCCGACGGACTGCTCATCGCTCCGGTCCTTCCGCAAATCGCGCAAAAGCTCATACCTGCGATTCCGGGAGGAATTCCGTTTGTCTTCATCGATTCTATGATTCCGGGAACGGAGTGCCTCTCGTTCATCGGCCAGGACCCTTACCAGAGCGGTCTTCTGGCAGCGGGGTTGATGCTTAAGTCGGTGCGGAACGGCAGGTCGGTTGCGATTGTCAAGGTTATGCCTGAGGATTTCCACATCACGGAAAGAATTCGCGGGTTTCTCTCAGGTCTGCGCGACAGTCCCCAGCAAGGGGCGCGAGTGTATGAGGTTGACAGCCATAAGGGCGAGAAGGCGTTCGCCGGAGTTGTTGAGCTCATGCTGCGGGAGAACAAGAACCTGGGCGGCGTGTTTGTTTCGAACGCCTGGACACACTCAGTTGCTCGGCTGGTCAATGCACTCCCGGACCGGGAAAGAGTCTCCCTCATCGGTTACGACCTCGTCGAGAAGAATCTCAGAGCGCTCGAAAGAAACGCCGTTGACTTCTTGATCAGTCAAAGACCCGAAATGCAGGGGTACGAAGGAGTCTACTGTCTGTACGAACACGTGGTTCTCCGTGAGCCTGTCAAGCGAAAGATCATGGTTCCCATCGACATCCTCACAAGAGACAACGTCCAATACTATCAGGATTACACACGCGAGGAATTATGGACACCAAGCGTTTCGTCATCGGAGTTGACTACGGGACTGATTCAGTCCGCACTCTGATTGTTGACGCGGCGGACGGTACTGAGGTTTCCAGCGCGGTATTTCACTATCCGCGTTGGCGGGATGGGAAGTATTGCGACCCGGCCCGCAATCAGTTTCGGCAGCATCCTCTCGACTATATCGAGGGGCTTGAGTGCACAGTCCGACAGGCACTGCTCGAGGCGCCTGTGGGGACAGCGGAGAAAATTGCCGGCCTGTCGGTGGATACCACCGGCTCGACCCCCGTGGCCGTTGACAGGCAAGGGACGCCTCTCGCACTGCTCGCCGAGTTTGCAGAGAATCCGAACGCGATGTTCGTCCTCTGGAAAGACCATACAGCGGTCGATGAAGCGGGCGAAATTAATACGCTCGCGCGATCATGGGGAGGCATTGACTATACTCAATATGAGGGAGGCATTTATTCCTCTGAGTGGTTTTGGGCGAAACTGCTTCACATCCTTCGCGAAGATCCTGCCGTTCGCAAAGCTGCATTTTCATGGGTCGAGCACTGCGATTGGATACCTGCGATGCTGACAGGGCAGACCGATCCGTTGACCATAAAGCGGAGTCGATGTGCAGCCGGCCACAAGGCAATGTGGCACGAATCGTATGGCGGGCTTCCGTCAGAAGAATTCCTTGGAATACTCGATCCTCTCCTGGCCGGACTGCGCGGCAGACTGTTCGAGAAGACATACACAAGCGACATCAGCGTCGGGACAC is part of the Ignavibacteriales bacterium genome and encodes:
- a CDS encoding sugar ABC transporter ATP-binding protein, whose translation is MAHLLEVRQISKSFGSTQALRRASFTLAAGEIHALVGENGAGKSTLMKILSGVHQKEEGQILLDGREVNPQSPQEARSLGVGTVFQELSLCNNLSVAENIFANREPGSFGLVNHRLLNKLSDDHLREFSFSIPADTLVGELNLARKQVVEVLKAIALRAKILILDEPTSALERSDVERLFELLARLKDQGTGIIFISHKLDEVFRIGDRITVFRDGEHIVTLNSGDTNRDAIIQYMVGREIHQIYPPKGDGTGRKRLQVTDFCLRDTFNGITFDVREGEVLGVAGLTGSGRSEVMQSIFAYRQKDSGTIDLEEIPLDLDAPSTAIERGIVYSPEDRKEQGLFLSHSVAMNITSACLEECSTSILLSPAKVSGVASRMVKDLAIKVNSIDQEVGSLSGGNQQKVLLAKCLACKPKVLIVDEPTRGIDIGSKIEIYALLREFTSRGGSVILVSSELQEVIGLSDRVIVFKDGRIVGELKSDLTEQSLMELMFHRTAR
- a CDS encoding substrate-binding domain-containing protein, producing the protein MKRILKIREFVILLAVIVTALVFYAAQPGEGNRFLSLSNLEAVLMGISLDGLIAIGMTFVIITGGFDLSVGSTFAFGGLIVGVLLQSGFSTPVAFFGAILAGCAVGLFNGFFITKVKVNPFVTTLGSMTIVRGIVLVATQGNSITGFPSGFLAIGQEKLFGVFLPILIMLVFLVLSDFLLRKSRFLRKTYYIGGNEEAARLSGIDVDNLKVWMYVITGALSAFAGVIATAKTGATSPVAGTGAELRIIAAVVVGGASLSGGRGTIFGTFLGLMLTSIITNGLGFLRISFYAEGIVSGTILIIAVMLDQLTRERIRLFIRFLTTTRNKRMERAINVALACIVVLLFVFRPWGSVSTTTESKKAASSNEEYVFIGVSVGNPYWVDARLGMEDKAKMLGVKSELRGPTGNDPNQQVKEFEQLIARRPAGILIAPASNVMTPSINRAIDLGIPVICIDTDDPNSKRYAYIGTDNYNAGRQTGLMLARAIGGKGEVALLMIPGQLNHEERARGCKEVLATYPDIRIVKIGNDQALATEAEKVARSILQAYPNLAGFGCVNAAGGEGCAVAVKEAGKVGKVKIIAMDRNETTLEFIEQGIIEASIAQRTYTMAYMGLELLYDLNHNNMQLVNNWREAKIIPLPRSIDTGTIVIDKTNVSAFRRSGKNM
- a CDS encoding LacI family DNA-binding transcriptional regulator → MPSIKDIAARAQVSIGTVDRVLHNRGRVSAETKARVEQIIRKLGYRPNIHARNLSLDKAYRFGIVLPRLSQDSGYWNIPMMGIERAGRELQVYKVHLRSHYFDRYSERSFERALRDALGAKPDGLLIAPVLPQIAQKLIPAIPGGIPFVFIDSMIPGTECLSFIGQDPYQSGLLAAGLMLKSVRNGRSVAIVKVMPEDFHITERIRGFLSGLRDSPQQGARVYEVDSHKGEKAFAGVVELMLRENKNLGGVFVSNAWTHSVARLVNALPDRERVSLIGYDLVEKNLRALERNAVDFLISQRPEMQGYEGVYCLYEHVVLREPVKRKIMVPIDILTRDNVQYYQDYTREELWTPSVSSSELTTGLIQSAL